In the Polypterus senegalus isolate Bchr_013 unplaced genomic scaffold, ASM1683550v1 scaffold_8913, whole genome shotgun sequence genome, one interval contains:
- the LOC120521060 gene encoding C-type lectin domain family 4 member E-like, whose product MTTSLDKYCSIQRASMPERKCVFCPESWVPFNTNCYYFANDTKTWADSRDNCTSMGGHLVIIESQEEQNFLLNKTRSKTVKSHWIGLTDQKAEGQYLWVDK is encoded by the exons ATGACTACATCTCTTGACAAATATTGTTCCATACAAAGGGCTTCAATGCCAG AAAGGAAATGTGTCTTCTGCCCAGAGAGCTGGGTGCCATTCAACACAAACTGTTACTACTTTGCCAATGATACAAAGACCTGGGCTGACAGTCGTGATAACTGCACATCAATGGGGGGTCACCTGGTGATCATAGAGAGCCAAGAGGAGCAG AACTTCTTACTGAATAAGACACGCAGCAAAACTGTCAAATCTCACTGGATTGGTTTAACTGACCAGAAGGCAGAAGGTCAGTACCTCTGGGTGGACAAATAG